CAAGAAAAATGCCCATTTGTTCTACTTTTTTTGCATGTATACACACTGGGCTTGTCAACCAGATAGTCGTATATAGTGGAACAATGAATCTCTGGCCACTTACTAACGTCATTACCCATTCTGTTATCAGCTCAGGATCAGTCAGACAATCGCCATAAGCTAAGAGTAATTTATTAAGGTACGGTTCCCGGTCCTGGGATGACAATGGCAGTGCATACCTTGACAGCTCAACATGCCTGTCTGTTAACTGCACCATTTTTCTGACCCCATGCTGCGCGCTCCCCCAAACTAGGCTCTGGATATTTACAAacattgaaagggtctataacaaCCTCTTTTAATTGGATTCACAAACAAAATTGATACGAGTGGTCAGTGTAAATATTGTTGTGTTGCTTACCTGCTTTTTTCCATCACCAACAATTGATCTATAGTAAAATGGTCCCTTTGAACTAATAACATTAGAGGGTCATGGTGCCTTGCAGAAAGAGAACAGCCCCGTTTTGATTCCCGCAGTCGGATCTTTGAGCTGGACCCCTGTGCGGGAAATGGGAAGGTGTGTCTGGTCTACAAGAACTGCACAGAAGGTAGTCACTGCACACCCATATTCATCACAACGCAACATTTTAGGCAGCGTTAAGTTTAAAGTTCCCATTTACTGTAATGGTTTCATTTTTTCTGAAAAAAGTAAGAAATATTAGTTGCATATAAAGTGGATATAAACTAACCATATCTATCTCAGCCATATGCTTGCTCTTGGAATGTCACTTTTCACTCATTCTCTTCACAGATCTGAGTAAGCCAAGTTTCcagacacacatatttataattttttttgtttgtttgtttgtttgtgtggtcgTCTGTGTCTCCTGTTTCCTGTATAGATGAGGTGTCCCAGGAGTGTGATGTGTGGTTCCTGGACCGCTCGCTCTACTGGCACTACCTGACCCCCTCGTTCACCGCCTACTACCGGCTCATGATCACACACCTGGGCCTGCCTGAGTGGCAGTACAACTTCACCCCATATGGGTCCAGCCCACAGGCCAAGGTGAGAGGGCAAAGTGTGCACAGGTCACACGACACGCTTTCTGAAGGGTATACTACAAAGCGAGGTTACTGGCCTATCCTGGTAACTTTGGGAGTCACCACTGATCTCCAAAAGAACTCTTTACTGCAAGCATTGCTTCTTAAATGACATATTGTTTTGAGATCAGAAGTAACTCCCTAAGTTACCTGGGTAAGTCAGTGACCTCGCATCGTAGTATATCTTTCTGATGCCAAAAGATAGTTGCTATGTTGCAgtaatgtgttttgtatttgttaaaaTGCAAACAAAAGGTGAACAAAAAGCGCTCATTACAAAAGTCTGTTTTATTTACAAGCTGGACATTTTTTACAGTACCAACATTGTTCAAATGTCAAACTTAGCTGAGACTTATATAAACTTAAAATAGACTTGATGTGCAAATCAACACTAGCATTGTTTGTTACACAGTTCCAAGCCATATAAGAGAGAATACACATTTGCCAGTCCATAGTACGCTTTAACAACTGAGTTAGCAGTGCCAGTGAACCCTTTCTGCTTTTATGTTTCTCTCATTATCCCCCAGCAATGGGCTGCCCTCTACCAACCACTGACCTTCCACTCAGACCCTCACCTGGACTCTGCAGGTGAGCCACTGCTTAACAAGCTGGACCCGACCAAAGCCTTCAAGGGAAAAGCCAAGCAGCCGGCCCCCAAAAAGAAGCCCCCCATCCAGGCATCCACCACGGGTTCTGGGGGCCCCGCTAAAGTACATGGGGGGTCAGGGAGACACAGTGCGCTAAAGCGATGACCAGAGCATGTTAAGGGATAAAGCACTGAATATGTGATGCATACAGCATTTAAGCTAGTTGGATATGCAAGGAGCAAGGAATGTGTTTAAAAACGACTGACTGGAAGgccttcattttaaaataagttGGTATGTCATGTCTAATGGTTGAGAATCATGGTGATTTGACCTTGAGTgatgatgtatgtatgtgtatgtcccTGTTTACACACCTTAACTGGATGAATAGGCATATTGCTAACACTAGCTTCACACGCTTAGCCCCTGTTTTCCCAGTCTGTCCACTAAACTGTGAACACAGGTATGTTTGTTCACTACCCCTGATTTATGTGAGATCCccagtgtcatttatttatttaaatgttaTTAACGATTAAAAAATATGCCTCAAACACATTATGGCCAAGTCTTAG
The Alosa alosa isolate M-15738 ecotype Scorff River chromosome 12, AALO_Geno_1.1, whole genome shotgun sequence DNA segment above includes these coding regions:
- the tpgs2 gene encoding tubulin polyglutamylase complex subunit 2, which produces MDESKDEKAHKVFIERLTLGVTRVLESLPGVLDVRFAEREPAEKRCLLSWEQKNACVLPEDLRDFYLTTDGFTLTWGSKLENECVSVGCMVINSVAKLRRLGQSAVFSLPSTPTIADLDSDGEAEEREQPRFDSRSRIFELDPCAGNGKVCLVYKNCTEDEVSQECDVWFLDRSLYWHYLTPSFTAYYRLMITHLGLPEWQYNFTPYGSSPQAKQWAALYQPLTFHSDPHLDSAGEPLLNKLDPTKAFKGKAKQPAPKKKPPIQASTTGSGGPAKVHGGSGRHSALKR